The Hyphococcus flavus genome contains a region encoding:
- the hisG gene encoding ATP phosphoribosyltransferase — protein MSEERLRIAIQKSGRLSEGSFELLKQCGLKISRGKDKLYGRVQELPIDVLLLRDDDIPSFVADDACDIGIVGQNVFEEDCLQITREQPAEEVMPLGFARCKLMLAAPKDWTFEGVEMLEGRRIATSYPGLTGAWLKKQNVKARPVMMKGSVEVAPRLKIAEAVCDIVSTGATLDANGMKPVATVFESEATLIRRKAPFSPEKQTVFEALLKRINGVITSRDAKYIMMNAPRDAVAAITENLPGADAPTVLELAGSSGKVAIHAVCRESVFWNTLEDLKKLGASAILVLPIEKMMP, from the coding sequence ATGAGTGAGGAGCGATTGCGCATCGCAATCCAGAAATCCGGACGCCTGTCCGAAGGAAGTTTTGAGCTACTTAAACAGTGCGGGCTCAAAATTTCTCGCGGCAAGGATAAACTTTATGGACGCGTTCAGGAATTACCCATCGACGTGCTCTTGTTGCGTGATGATGACATACCCTCATTCGTGGCTGATGACGCTTGCGATATAGGGATTGTAGGCCAAAATGTCTTTGAAGAAGACTGCCTGCAGATAACCCGTGAACAGCCCGCTGAAGAGGTCATGCCGCTCGGATTTGCGCGTTGCAAATTGATGCTGGCCGCGCCAAAGGATTGGACATTCGAAGGTGTGGAAATGCTTGAGGGTAGACGTATAGCTACGTCCTACCCAGGTTTGACCGGTGCTTGGCTGAAAAAGCAGAATGTTAAAGCACGGCCTGTCATGATGAAAGGATCTGTTGAGGTTGCGCCACGGCTGAAAATCGCTGAAGCGGTATGCGATATCGTCTCCACAGGCGCTACGCTTGACGCCAACGGAATGAAGCCCGTTGCTACAGTCTTTGAGTCTGAGGCAACGCTGATCCGGCGCAAAGCGCCGTTCTCGCCTGAAAAACAGACGGTTTTTGAAGCGCTGCTAAAACGGATCAACGGCGTGATAACTTCGCGCGATGCGAAATACATCATGATGAATGCGCCGCGCGATGCAGTTGCGGCTATAACAGAAAACCTGCCCGGGGCTGATGCGCCAACAGTGCTGGAGCTGGCCGGCAGTTCGGGAAAGGTCGCAATTCATGCGGTTTGCCGCGAAAGCGTGTTTTGGAACACGCTTGAAGATTTGAAAAAACTGGGCGCTAGCGCAATCCTGGTTCTGCCAATTGAAAAAATGATGCCTTGA
- a CDS encoding UPF0262 family protein, with translation MTDEQDNQPGYRIVKIELDERSLAPATADIEHERKIAIYDLLEENYFKPSGAGEGPFELYLSNVERRLVFDVRRAGGEALGQVHLSMTPFRKIIKDYFMLCESYYDAIRNAAPAQIETIDMARRSMHNEGSDILRERLKDKIEFNENTARRLFTLICSFHMR, from the coding sequence ATGACTGACGAACAAGACAACCAGCCCGGCTACCGCATCGTCAAGATTGAGCTTGACGAACGCTCTCTTGCGCCGGCCACCGCCGATATCGAGCATGAAAGAAAAATCGCGATCTACGATCTTCTAGAGGAGAATTATTTCAAACCGAGCGGCGCCGGAGAAGGGCCGTTTGAGCTTTACCTCTCGAATGTTGAGCGTCGCCTCGTCTTTGACGTTCGCCGGGCTGGCGGCGAGGCGCTGGGGCAAGTGCATCTGTCCATGACGCCTTTCCGGAAAATCATCAAAGATTACTTCATGCTTTGCGAAAGTTATTACGACGCCATCCGTAATGCGGCGCCGGCGCAAATTGAAACCATCGATATGGCGCGCCGTTCGATGCACAATGAAGGCTCGGATATTCTTCGAGAACGCCTCAAAGACAAAATCGAATTTAATGAAAACACCGCACGGCGTTTGTTTACGCTGATCTGCAGTTTCCATATGCGGTGA
- a CDS encoding Maf family protein gives MSAPPLILASQSPRRKALLELIGVTPDQIIPADIDEAELKGEKPEVYVTRLAREKALHVAGQNPHALVLGSDTAVAVGRRILPKTEDEQSARFCLELLSGRSHRVFSGVAVVKPGGDVMSRVCETRVKVRSLDRSAIDNYIASDEWRGKAGGYAIQGLFAKHIVQLIGSHSNVVGLPLYETYNLLTGAGWSK, from the coding sequence GTGTCAGCTCCGCCGCTGATCCTCGCAAGCCAAAGCCCCAGACGCAAAGCGCTTCTGGAACTGATCGGCGTGACCCCGGATCAGATCATTCCCGCTGACATTGATGAGGCGGAGCTTAAGGGCGAAAAGCCCGAAGTTTACGTTACACGCCTGGCGCGCGAGAAAGCTTTGCATGTAGCAGGGCAAAATCCGCATGCCCTGGTGCTGGGTTCTGATACGGCCGTCGCTGTTGGCCGGCGCATCCTTCCAAAAACGGAGGATGAACAAAGCGCCCGTTTTTGTCTGGAATTACTTTCCGGCCGAAGCCATCGGGTGTTTTCCGGTGTGGCGGTGGTCAAGCCTGGCGGCGACGTGATGAGCCGCGTATGCGAAACGCGCGTCAAGGTGCGCTCGCTCGATCGTTCAGCCATAGATAATTATATCGCCAGTGATGAATGGCGCGGCAAGGCGGGCGGTTATGCAATCCAGGGCTTGTTCGCAAAGCATATCGTGCAACTGATCGGTTCTCACTCGAATGTCGTCGGCCTGCCCCTCTACGAGACATACAATCTGTTGACTGGCGCTGGATGGTCCAAGTGA
- a CDS encoding DUF2948 family protein gives MASLKDYKPLKLMAGDEEDLGVISACLQDAVAKLGDFAFLPDERRFALVANRFVWEIAVDRRSGPFVRVRSGLHFDDVKSAQFQHLRTNAKDAVVELLSIRFEKGEDGAGVIMFDFAGGGAVRLEVESVNAYMSDISDPWRTRAKPKHDE, from the coding sequence TTGGCTTCTCTAAAAGACTATAAACCACTGAAATTGATGGCGGGCGATGAAGAAGATCTCGGCGTCATTTCGGCTTGCCTGCAGGATGCGGTGGCGAAACTGGGTGATTTCGCCTTTTTGCCTGATGAACGACGGTTTGCCCTGGTCGCCAATCGCTTTGTCTGGGAAATTGCTGTTGATCGCCGTTCCGGGCCTTTCGTTCGCGTCCGATCGGGACTGCATTTCGATGATGTAAAGTCTGCACAGTTCCAGCACCTGCGAACCAACGCCAAGGATGCGGTGGTTGAACTCCTCTCAATCAGGTTTGAAAAGGGCGAGGACGGCGCTGGCGTTATCATGTTCGATTTCGCTGGCGGCGGAGCCGTACGCCTCGAGGTCGAAAGCGTCAACGCCTATATGTCGGATATATCCGATCCGTGGCGCACCCGCGCGAAACCGAAACACGACGAGTAA
- the murA gene encoding UDP-N-acetylglucosamine 1-carboxyvinyltransferase, which yields MDKLAIIGGRPLYGTIPISGAKNSALKVMAAALLTDEKLTLTNVPRLADVDMLMRLLEQHGTTTEFDGSTLSLHAKTISSTEAPYDLVRKMRASFNVLGPLLAREGKAKVSLPGGCAIGARPVDLHLKMLTAMGAKIELDEGYVFAEAPDGLHGADIAFPFVSVGATEHTMLAATLAKGETTIENAAREPEIADLADCLNAMGAKITGAGRSTITIEGVDRLHGAEHAVLPDRIETGAYIMAVGATGGELTLTGTRSDLLGAAWSVLEEIGLYVEDLDNGLRVKRNGERYKAVDIITQPFPGFPTDLQAQFMALMATADGVSKIKETIFENRFMHAPELSRMGAKISVDGQTATVRGVERLKGAPVMATDLRASMSLVIAGLAAEGQTMVNRVYHLDRGFERLEEKLQACGALIERVKE from the coding sequence ATGGATAAACTGGCGATCATCGGCGGACGGCCGCTCTACGGTACGATCCCCATCAGCGGGGCGAAAAACTCGGCGCTGAAAGTAATGGCGGCGGCGCTTCTCACCGATGAGAAGCTGACTCTAACCAACGTGCCGCGACTTGCAGACGTGGATATGCTCATGCGTCTTCTTGAGCAGCACGGCACGACGACTGAATTTGACGGTTCGACCCTAAGCCTTCATGCAAAGACCATTTCCTCAACTGAGGCGCCGTATGATCTTGTGCGTAAAATGCGGGCGAGTTTCAATGTCTTGGGCCCACTTCTTGCGCGTGAGGGTAAGGCGAAGGTTTCGCTCCCCGGCGGCTGTGCCATCGGCGCCAGGCCCGTAGACCTGCATTTGAAAATGCTAACTGCAATGGGCGCGAAAATAGAACTCGATGAAGGGTACGTTTTCGCGGAGGCGCCAGATGGACTGCACGGCGCCGATATCGCATTTCCCTTCGTCTCTGTAGGCGCAACAGAACACACCATGCTAGCCGCAACGCTGGCGAAGGGCGAAACGACCATAGAGAACGCAGCGCGCGAACCGGAGATCGCCGATCTTGCGGATTGTCTTAACGCCATGGGGGCAAAAATTACCGGCGCGGGAAGATCGACCATCACCATCGAAGGCGTTGATCGCCTTCACGGCGCCGAACATGCGGTATTGCCTGACAGGATTGAAACCGGGGCCTACATTATGGCTGTCGGCGCCACGGGAGGCGAACTTACGCTGACAGGAACGCGCAGCGACCTCCTTGGCGCCGCCTGGTCAGTGCTTGAGGAAATTGGCTTGTATGTGGAAGATCTTGACAACGGCTTGCGCGTTAAACGAAACGGCGAACGATACAAGGCTGTTGATATCATAACGCAGCCTTTTCCGGGTTTTCCAACGGATTTGCAGGCGCAGTTCATGGCGCTGATGGCGACTGCGGACGGTGTTTCCAAAATCAAGGAAACGATATTTGAAAATCGTTTTATGCACGCGCCGGAGCTATCGCGCATGGGCGCCAAAATTTCCGTTGACGGACAGACGGCGACGGTGCGCGGCGTTGAGCGGCTTAAGGGCGCGCCGGTGATGGCGACTGACTTGCGCGCCTCCATGTCGCTGGTTATTGCCGGTCTTGCCGCAGAAGGACAAACGATGGTCAATCGTGTTTATCACCTTGACCGCGGCTTTGAACGGCTTGAGGAAAAGCTGCAGGCGTGCGGCGCCTTGATCGAACGGGTGAAGGAATAG
- a CDS encoding YerC/YecD family TrpR-related protein, whose product MPNKKGFSELFAVIAALETKNEVERFFSDLATPAELEAFAERWRIARMLDAGERSYREIAAITGASTTTVGRVARFLREEKHQGYRLMLDRLS is encoded by the coding sequence ATGCCAAATAAAAAAGGATTTAGCGAACTGTTCGCCGTTATAGCAGCGCTTGAGACCAAAAATGAGGTTGAGCGTTTCTTTTCCGACCTGGCGACGCCAGCAGAACTGGAAGCATTCGCGGAGCGATGGCGCATTGCCCGCATGCTTGACGCAGGTGAGAGGTCATATCGTGAAATAGCGGCAATAACAGGCGCTTCCACTACGACCGTTGGCCGGGTAGCGCGCTTCCTGCGTGAGGAAAAGCATCAGGGCTACAGGCTGATGCTTGACCGCCTTTCCTAG
- a CDS encoding DNA gyrase inhibitor YacG — MTSASNDNAAQKSAQCPICHKAVNTEYEPFCSKRCADVDLHRWLTGQYAIPSEDDESEGAPVDRGEAN; from the coding sequence TTGACCTCAGCGAGCAATGACAATGCGGCGCAAAAGTCAGCGCAGTGTCCAATATGCCACAAGGCAGTGAACACGGAATATGAGCCGTTTTGCTCGAAACGGTGTGCGGATGTTGACCTTCACCGCTGGTTAACCGGCCAATACGCTATTCCCTCTGAGGATGACGAGAGCGAGGGAGCGCCTGTGGATCGCGGCGAGGCGAATTAA
- the infA gene encoding translation initiation factor IF-1: MAKEELLEFEGTVEELLPNATFRVKLENDHEIIAHTAGKMRKNRIRVLAGDKVLVEMTPYDLTKGRITYRFK; this comes from the coding sequence ATGGCGAAAGAAGAATTACTCGAGTTTGAGGGCACAGTGGAAGAATTGCTGCCCAACGCGACCTTTCGGGTGAAGCTCGAGAATGATCATGAGATCATCGCGCATACGGCAGGTAAGATGCGCAAAAACCGCATTCGTGTTCTGGCAGGCGACAAGGTTCTGGTCGAAATGACGCCTTACGACCTGACCAAAGGCCGTATTACCTATCGCTTCAAGTAA
- the hisD gene encoding histidinol dehydrogenase, with the protein MALRLNSADADFDSAFETYVKCDRNGDADVSGVVREVVAKVRMEGMEAVKAYTAKFDQFALTDENLRVASDEIDQAEAACDTEDLKALDFAAERIRDYHEKQLPIDVRYTDDAGVTLGWRWTCVDAAGLYAPGGRAAYPSSVLMNAIPAKVAGVSRLAMVTPSPKGDMNPLVLAAAKRARVSEIYRIGGAQAIAALAYGAGPIKPVDVIVGPGNAFVAEAKRQVFGAVGIDSVAGPSEILVVADGKNDPQWIAADLLSQAEHDPSSQSVLITDDAAFADKAAAAVEEQLEASPRREIAQAAWNDNSAIIVVGSLNDAPELVNAIAPEHLELAVDDPEVMLKKIRHAGAIFLGRYAPEAVGDYVAGPDHVLPTARAARYASGLSVLDFMKRTSIIGCDEAALNKIGRQAARLADAEGLPAHAKSVRVRLKP; encoded by the coding sequence ATGGCTCTGCGCCTGAACTCAGCAGACGCTGATTTTGATTCAGCGTTCGAGACTTATGTGAAGTGCGATCGCAACGGCGACGCGGATGTCAGCGGCGTCGTGCGCGAGGTAGTTGCGAAAGTGCGCATGGAAGGCATGGAAGCGGTGAAGGCGTACACCGCGAAGTTTGATCAATTTGCGCTGACAGATGAAAATTTACGTGTCGCATCAGATGAGATCGACCAAGCTGAAGCGGCTTGCGACACTGAAGATCTGAAAGCGCTCGATTTCGCGGCGGAACGCATACGAGACTATCACGAAAAACAACTGCCCATCGATGTGCGTTATACGGATGATGCAGGCGTGACGCTGGGCTGGCGCTGGACTTGCGTCGATGCGGCGGGGCTTTATGCGCCAGGCGGTCGCGCCGCTTATCCGTCTTCCGTTTTGATGAATGCCATCCCGGCGAAAGTGGCGGGCGTTTCCCGCTTGGCGATGGTCACGCCTTCGCCAAAAGGAGACATGAACCCCTTGGTTCTCGCCGCCGCTAAGCGGGCAAGGGTAAGTGAAATCTACCGTATCGGCGGGGCGCAGGCGATTGCAGCGCTCGCCTATGGCGCTGGGCCGATCAAGCCGGTGGACGTCATTGTCGGGCCGGGCAATGCCTTTGTGGCCGAGGCGAAACGGCAGGTATTCGGTGCCGTCGGCATCGACAGCGTCGCGGGCCCCTCCGAAATCCTCGTAGTGGCGGACGGCAAAAACGATCCACAATGGATCGCCGCCGATCTGCTCAGTCAGGCCGAGCACGACCCGTCATCCCAAAGCGTTCTGATTACGGATGATGCTGCTTTCGCTGATAAAGCCGCTGCGGCGGTAGAGGAACAACTAGAAGCAAGCCCACGGCGCGAGATCGCTCAGGCGGCGTGGAACGATAACTCCGCGATTATTGTTGTCGGATCTCTGAACGATGCGCCCGAGCTGGTGAACGCGATTGCGCCGGAGCACCTGGAACTTGCCGTCGATGACCCTGAAGTGATGCTGAAAAAAATCCGTCACGCAGGGGCGATCTTTCTCGGCCGTTATGCGCCGGAAGCTGTCGGTGATTACGTGGCCGGACCGGATCATGTGCTGCCCACGGCACGCGCGGCGCGCTATGCCTCTGGTTTGTCTGTGCTCGATTTCATGAAACGCACATCGATCATCGGCTGCGATGAAGCGGCGCTAAATAAAATCGGTCGGCAAGCTGCGCGCCTCGCCGACGCGGAAGGTCTTCCGGCGCATGCGAAGTCAGTTAGGGTGCGGTTGAAACCCTAG
- a CDS encoding glutathione S-transferase — translation MTNLPMLYSFRRCPYAMRGRMAIAVSGTPVRLREILLRDKPEEMLEASPKGTVPVIVIGDQVIDESLDVMRWALEQNDPEGWLKTEDTEGLIEECDGPFKHHLDRYKYSTRYEGADAEEHRAEGLKFLQKLETQLADTGYLYGNARTLADIAIFPFVRQFRIADMEWFDAAPIPNVQHWLKTLMESELFASVMEKYPLWKETGEEFGFPNSPSSSRN, via the coding sequence ATGACTAACCTTCCCATGCTTTATTCCTTTCGGCGCTGTCCCTACGCCATGCGCGGGCGGATGGCGATTGCTGTCAGCGGAACACCTGTGCGCCTGCGTGAGATCCTCTTGCGCGACAAACCGGAGGAAATGCTTGAAGCTTCACCCAAGGGCACTGTTCCGGTGATAGTGATCGGCGATCAGGTTATCGATGAAAGCCTAGACGTCATGCGCTGGGCGCTTGAGCAGAACGACCCGGAAGGCTGGCTGAAAACGGAAGATACTGAAGGCTTGATCGAAGAATGCGACGGGCCGTTTAAACACCATCTCGACCGCTACAAATATTCAACCCGCTACGAAGGCGCCGACGCAGAGGAACACCGCGCCGAAGGTTTAAAATTCCTGCAAAAATTGGAAACGCAGCTGGCTGATACAGGTTACCTCTATGGAAACGCGCGGACGCTCGCAGATATCGCGATTTTCCCGTTCGTACGTCAGTTCCGCATCGCCGATATGGAATGGTTTGACGCCGCACCCATCCCGAACGTCCAGCACTGGCTTAAGACCCTGATGGAATCGGAGCTGTTCGCATCAGTCATGGAGAAATATCCGCTGTGGAAGGAGACAGGGGAAGAGTTTGGATTTCCTAACTCTCCATCATCATCCCGGAATTGA
- a CDS encoding ribonuclease E/G, with translation MTTRVVIECGAADTRAAFLIDDIAWKFWFGPALGDEKIDRTPHKGQRYTGKVRAIDKALNAAFIDIGDERDGYLPINASREREIVNGAWVEVEVKSPARQHKGATLKFVDVVNSARTPGRVESFTDPVLEAAVALGESESSILIDDGGAARRLKDSGYLNVTHHSDLQPVLEQFGLSTELSSAFERNVRVPGGGILTIDEAQALTAIDVDTAGLTAASPARLREKICTASAREAIRQVSLRGIGGHVVIDFPSLSGETQRNRFNASLRKEMEKLGNASAASFSKSGLYSFTLPRETLSLLERFTEPTLTAPASGRRFTLEAIAKDAIHQLEARLKMYPAIRVNLDMGFALHEYTESQTTWNERLQERYGARFRFSRRDNLEERSFDLSEQ, from the coding sequence GTGACTACGCGGGTCGTGATTGAATGCGGCGCTGCGGACACTCGCGCCGCATTCTTGATTGATGACATCGCATGGAAGTTCTGGTTTGGCCCGGCGCTAGGCGATGAAAAGATAGATCGAACACCACATAAAGGTCAGCGATACACTGGAAAAGTGAGGGCGATCGACAAAGCGCTAAATGCTGCTTTCATTGATATTGGCGACGAACGGGACGGTTATCTTCCTATAAATGCCTCTCGCGAGCGTGAAATTGTCAATGGCGCCTGGGTTGAAGTGGAAGTGAAATCGCCAGCGCGCCAGCACAAAGGTGCGACGCTGAAATTTGTTGATGTTGTCAACAGCGCGCGCACGCCAGGGCGGGTTGAGTCTTTCACAGACCCTGTGCTGGAAGCCGCAGTTGCGCTGGGTGAAAGTGAATCATCTATCTTGATCGACGATGGAGGCGCTGCCCGCCGCTTGAAAGATTCTGGTTATCTTAATGTAACCCATCATAGCGACCTGCAACCGGTACTTGAACAGTTTGGGTTGAGTACAGAACTTTCATCCGCCTTTGAAAGGAACGTCCGAGTCCCTGGCGGCGGAATTCTGACCATTGATGAAGCGCAAGCGCTTACGGCTATAGACGTCGACACGGCGGGGTTGACCGCCGCTTCGCCAGCACGCCTTAGGGAAAAGATTTGCACGGCCTCTGCCAGGGAAGCGATCAGGCAGGTCAGCCTTCGGGGTATCGGCGGGCATGTCGTGATCGACTTTCCATCGCTTTCAGGGGAGACGCAGCGCAACCGTTTCAACGCATCGTTAAGAAAAGAAATGGAAAAACTCGGCAACGCTTCTGCAGCGAGCTTTTCCAAATCCGGTTTGTATAGTTTTACCCTACCTCGCGAAACCCTATCGCTGTTGGAACGTTTTACTGAACCAACTTTGACAGCGCCGGCCAGTGGCAGGCGGTTTACGCTGGAAGCAATTGCAAAGGATGCGATCCATCAGTTGGAGGCGCGGTTGAAGATGTATCCGGCTATACGGGTCAACCTTGATATGGGCTTTGCTCTCCACGAATATACTGAAAGCCAGACTACCTGGAATGAGCGGCTTCAAGAGCGCTACGGCGCGCGGTTCAGATTTTCCAGGCGCGACAATTTGGAGGAGCGTTCCTTTGACCTCAGCGAGCAATGA
- a CDS encoding acyl-CoA thioesterase, giving the protein MKGKIELSGDLTGAQSYETAVMMTRVADEADIDELGHVNNAVYLIWAQDIAVAHWRTVAPETLVRDFVWVALRHEIDYRDQVLNGETVEIRTWLGRAAGPRFERHVDIRKPGAVRFSAKVLTDWCLIDANSRRPKRVGNDVLKPFGVTG; this is encoded by the coding sequence ATGAAAGGCAAAATCGAACTTTCGGGCGATCTGACGGGCGCGCAGTCGTATGAGACAGCGGTGATGATGACGCGCGTCGCTGATGAGGCCGATATTGATGAACTGGGCCACGTAAATAATGCGGTCTACCTCATCTGGGCGCAGGACATAGCTGTCGCTCATTGGCGCACAGTCGCGCCTGAGACGCTTGTGCGAGATTTCGTCTGGGTCGCGCTCCGCCATGAAATCGACTATCGCGATCAGGTGCTTAATGGCGAAACAGTAGAGATCCGAACATGGCTGGGGCGCGCCGCTGGACCCCGCTTTGAACGACATGTGGACATCCGAAAGCCCGGTGCGGTGCGGTTTTCGGCGAAAGTTCTTACCGACTGGTGCCTGATCGACGCTAATAGCCGGCGTCCAAAGCGGGTTGGCAATGACGTACTGAAACCTTTTGGCGTCACGGGCTAG
- a CDS encoding DUF481 domain-containing protein — MTCKTLISSLAITAMLSSAAFAQDHQEMPDIARAMLKVAYDSGDPADIKAVAKAVKAVFPDYESAIAADADAKLAALSPPEEDAAKAQTAKATLETEQAQNKQHGVFAVSPWDGKISASGILSSGNSENAAVGVAVDAARTAGAWTHNIKGYFDLGESNNVTSQKRWGASYKLDYNFGERTYAYGRISYDEDQFSGFDYRLFGGAGLGHYLFKGEPFSWKVEGGPGYRYSPIDISREVESELALYAATEIDWLIREGLKFDQDVNVTWTSPTTTIQSVTALTTKLWGDLSTGLSFEYRYETDPPLGQENTDTIAKASLIYGF; from the coding sequence ATGACCTGTAAAACTTTGATATCTTCTCTTGCGATCACCGCTATGCTCAGCTCGGCAGCGTTCGCACAAGACCATCAGGAGATGCCCGATATCGCAAGGGCGATGTTGAAAGTCGCCTATGACAGCGGCGATCCGGCAGACATCAAGGCCGTCGCCAAAGCGGTGAAAGCGGTTTTCCCCGATTATGAGAGCGCTATCGCGGCGGACGCGGACGCCAAGCTTGCCGCACTTTCTCCGCCCGAAGAGGATGCTGCAAAAGCGCAGACGGCAAAAGCGACACTCGAGACAGAACAAGCGCAGAATAAGCAGCACGGCGTGTTTGCCGTTTCGCCGTGGGACGGGAAGATTAGCGCTTCGGGTATATTGTCTTCTGGTAATTCTGAAAACGCCGCTGTCGGCGTCGCCGTTGATGCGGCGCGCACGGCCGGTGCCTGGACCCACAACATCAAGGGCTATTTCGACCTTGGCGAGTCGAACAACGTCACCAGCCAAAAGCGATGGGGCGCCTCCTACAAGCTTGATTACAACTTTGGCGAGCGCACCTATGCCTATGGGCGCATCTCCTATGACGAGGATCAGTTTTCCGGATTCGATTATCGGCTGTTCGGCGGCGCTGGTTTGGGTCACTATCTTTTTAAAGGCGAACCCTTCTCGTGGAAGGTCGAAGGCGGCCCAGGCTACCGCTATTCGCCCATCGATATTTCGCGTGAAGTTGAAAGCGAACTTGCTCTGTACGCTGCAACAGAAATCGACTGGCTGATCCGCGAGGGCTTGAAATTCGATCAGGATGTCAATGTCACCTGGACGTCGCCGACGACCACGATCCAGTCTGTGACCGCACTCACGACTAAGCTTTGGGGCGATCTCTCCACCGGGCTGTCTTTCGAATACCGGTATGAGACCGACCCGCCGCTGGGCCAGGAAAACACCGATACGATCGCCAAAGCGTCACTCATTTACGGGTTTTAA
- a CDS encoding low molecular weight phosphatase family protein, whose amino-acid sequence MTKSVLFACNMNSVRSPMAAALLRKQAGEAYKVDSAGVYEGGLDPFVEIVMGELGVAMHDHEPKTLDAVDLSKFDVVITLTPEAAVEARRHLPRAAIEFWDTDNPSEERGGREAIIAAYRSVRDNLAEKMRQRFA is encoded by the coding sequence ATGACAAAATCCGTACTCTTTGCCTGCAACATGAACTCCGTGCGTTCGCCCATGGCGGCGGCGTTACTCCGCAAGCAGGCCGGTGAGGCATACAAAGTGGACTCAGCGGGTGTTTACGAGGGCGGACTGGATCCTTTTGTGGAAATTGTCATGGGAGAGTTGGGGGTCGCCATGCATGACCACGAACCGAAGACGCTCGATGCTGTGGATTTGTCGAAGTTCGACGTTGTCATAACCTTGACCCCCGAAGCGGCTGTGGAGGCGCGCCGTCATCTTCCGCGCGCCGCCATAGAGTTTTGGGACACCGACAATCCGTCGGAAGAGCGTGGCGGCCGGGAAGCGATTATCGCCGCCTATCGCAGCGTTCGGGACAATCTGGCCGAGAAAATGCGCCAGCGATTTGCATAA
- a CDS encoding rhodanese-related sulfurtransferase, whose protein sequence is MAEFVVAAFYRFTSLPDFADYQAPLRETAEAGDVRGTILLAPEGLNGTIAGPRTGVDAVLKHLKSLPECAELDWKESYTDENPFLRMKVRLKKEIVTMGVTGIEPEKSHERYVEPDDWNKVISDPDTIVIDTRNDYEVSIGTFEGAINPNTTSFREFPEWFRKFREENQFKKIAMFCTGGIRCEKSTAFLRSEGVDDVVHLKGGILKYLENVPQDESLWRGECFVFDNRVSVGHDLAPGTYDMCHACRQPITEEDKTSEHYAPGVSCPHCHDKYSEEKRRAFAERQKQIELAKARGEMHLGAHQPGSKGSNN, encoded by the coding sequence ATGGCTGAATTCGTTGTCGCTGCGTTTTACAGATTTACGTCCCTGCCGGACTTTGCGGACTATCAGGCGCCATTGCGCGAAACCGCTGAGGCCGGAGACGTGCGCGGTACGATCCTGCTGGCGCCCGAGGGGTTAAACGGCACTATCGCGGGCCCGCGAACAGGCGTCGATGCAGTTCTCAAGCATCTCAAATCCCTGCCCGAATGCGCGGAACTAGACTGGAAAGAATCCTATACTGACGAAAACCCGTTCCTCCGGATGAAAGTGCGGCTCAAAAAAGAAATCGTCACTATGGGCGTTACTGGGATCGAGCCGGAAAAAAGCCATGAACGCTATGTGGAGCCAGATGACTGGAACAAAGTGATCTCTGATCCTGACACCATCGTTATCGATACGCGCAACGATTACGAAGTCAGCATCGGCACTTTCGAGGGGGCGATAAACCCCAATACAACATCATTCCGCGAATTCCCGGAATGGTTCCGCAAATTCCGTGAAGAGAACCAGTTCAAAAAAATCGCCATGTTCTGCACGGGCGGCATCCGTTGCGAGAAATCGACAGCGTTTTTGCGGTCCGAAGGCGTAGATGACGTTGTGCATCTCAAAGGCGGCATTCTGAAATATCTGGAAAACGTGCCGCAGGATGAAAGCCTGTGGCGCGGCGAGTGTTTCGTTTTCGACAATCGCGTTTCAGTCGGCCACGATCTCGCGCCCGGCACATACGATATGTGCCACGCCTGCCGCCAGCCGATTACAGAAGAAGACAAGACTTCAGAACATTACGCACCCGGCGTTTCCTGCCCGCATTGCCATGACAAATATTCGGAAGAAAAACGCCGCGCCTTCGCCGAACGCCAGAAACAGATTGAACTCGCGAAGGCGCGCGGCGAGATGCATTTGGGTGCTCATCAGCCAGGCTCAAAAGGCTCGAATAATTAA